In Musa acuminata AAA Group cultivar baxijiao chromosome BXJ3-9, Cavendish_Baxijiao_AAA, whole genome shotgun sequence, a single genomic region encodes these proteins:
- the LOC135649293 gene encoding uncharacterized protein LOC135649293, which translates to MFTKRANRSKKRIPRVTISDSTTQIEEESRLRVIKERRRRKSKSESTLREEREWRSGVHRRRRVEGLAEAGRLGSRGSSRRRRIGAQVVSWWRLKVVFPVKRAWLAVSSRVRSQKHGGGILKLYDDVQMCGYQDVQVMWEILTRCEMETSNLEKQRKRSFCRRPSVPVETYG; encoded by the exons ATGTTTACCAAGCGAGCCAACCGTTCCAAGAAAAGAATCCCGCGAGTGACGATATCAGACAGCACAACACAGATAGAAGAAGAGAGCCGCCTGCGCGTTATAAAAGAGAGGAGAAGGCGAAAATCTAAAAGCGAATCGACCCTCCGCGAGGAGAGGGAGTGGAGATCGGGTGTGCATCGGAGACGAAGAGTCGAAGGACTGGCAGAAGCAGGGCGGCTGGGGTCGCGGGGCTCCAGCCGGCGACGGAGGATAGGAGCCCAGGTCGTGTCTTGGTGGCGCTTGAAGGTTGTCTTCCCCGTCAAGCGAGCTTGGCTCGCCGTCTCCTCCCGCGTCAGGTCCCAGAAACAcg GTGGGGGAATTCTAAAGCTGTACGATGATGTTCAAATGTGTGGATACCAAGATGTGCAGGTTATGTGGGAGATTTTAACCAGATGTGAGATGGAGACATCAAACCTGGAGAAGCAGCGCAAGCGATCGTTCTGCCGGCGGCCTTCTGTTCCCGTGGAAACTTATGGGTGA
- the LOC135649146 gene encoding uncharacterized protein LOC135649146 — protein sequence MPTPQPSHHTRINLGDVKSQIAKKLGPERSQQYFSYVNQLLAQKLSKPDFNKYCLLVLGRENIHLHNHLIRSILKNAFLVKHPPPLGLGKDALKPIGAVGTKSSEDESTDDDLAASMSKNTIWSNGNILPPSPCKVRSCIRDGRIKDHPSSLGQNGRLHATSHQIVRENDVINPCDSKRSMQHHQGVPLDHPAKRPRRENMALHDQAHVDHKGLIEFVKEDAEDLERANDLSSKRGPFQAPLGIPFCPASLGGARRSLPFVSTSSSGSLSCDRGELCHTEALKRRMEKIAAGHGLEGVTLDCSNLLNNGLDVYLKRLIRSCVELLGTRSGHDQTKYGVFKQQTQEKPINGVWPGNHMHVQNSDKISEHMQKLKTNNPISLQDFRVAMELNPQQLGEDWLLLLEKICLCSYKE from the coding sequence ATGCCGACACCGCAGCCTTCTCATCACACCCGGATCAATCTTGGTGACGTCAAGTCACAGATAGCCAAAAAGCTTGGCCCTGAGCGGTCTCAGCAATATTTCAGCTATGTCAATCAGTTGTTAGCTCAAAAGCTGAGCAAACCAGACTTCAACAAGTATTGCCTTTTGGTCCTCGGACGTGAGAACATCCATTTGCACAACCATCTTATTCGCTCGATCCTCAAGAATGCCTTCCTGGTGAAACACCCACCGCCACTTGGACTTGGGAAAGATGCTTTGAAGCCCATCGGAGCTGTTGGAACGAAATCATCTGAAGATGAAAGCACAGATGATGATCTGGCAGCCTCAATGTCGAAGAACACTATATGGTCCAATGGGAACATCTTGCCACCGTCCCCTTGCAAAGTCAGGTCATGCATTCGAGACGGGAGGATCAAAGACCATCCTAGTTCTCTTGGACAGAATGGAAGGTTACATGCAACTTCCCATCAAATCGTCCGAGAGAATGATGTCATTAATCCTTGCGATTCGAAGAGATCGATGCAGCATCATCAAGGTGTCCCTTTAGATCATCCTGCAAAGCGACCACGGAGAGAAAATATGGCACTTCATGATCAAGCTCATGTAGATCACAAGGGTTTGATCGAGTTTGTAAAGGAAGATGCAGAAGATTTGGAACGAGCTAATGACTTGAGCTCCAAGAGAGGTCCTTTCCAGGCTCCACTTGGAATCCCTTTCTGTCCTGCAAGTTTGGGTGGGGCACGGAGATCTTTGCCTTTTGTAAGTACTTCTAGCAGTGGTAGTCTTAGTTGTGACCGTGGAGAATTATGTCATACGGAGGCTTTGAAGAGAAGGATGGAGAAAATAGCAGCAGGACATGGCTTGGAAGGAGTTACATTGGACTGCTCTAATCTATTAAATAACGGGTTAGATGTTTATTTGAAGCGTTTGATTAGGTCATGTGTTGAATTACTGGGAACAAGGTCAGGTCATGATCAAACAAAGTATGGAGTCTTCAAGCAGCAAACTCAAGAGAAGCCAATTAATGGTGTTTGGCCAGGAAATCACATGCATGTACAGAATAGTGATAAGATTTCTGAACACATGCAAAAGCTGAAGACAAACAACCCGATATCTCTGCAGGATTTTAGGGTAGCGATGGAGTTGAACCCACAGCAACTTGGTGAAGATTGGCTGTTGCTACTCGAGAAAATATGCCTTTGTTCATATAAAGAATAA
- the LOC135649538 gene encoding uncharacterized protein LOC135649538, with the protein MATAKVEGVQQKKRILSAQPKNNNANGRDTIKVYYQRFLLPTIPEKPTPNYLKPTISSCHGTSSQQPKISSSAAGAAAKRGSQMNVSHSPSSLPQRPPTANRPKERAARSGPSTMANMARKRSLAKASKTPAGGKAVPLVKTARILPKVMSSTAAAVKPEEEKLMDVVRGNEARNLAKNVECEQYSRSSESKAKNVDEQMPGSQRDEAEGRGSKRKGDGVDKAAQETMESKRQAAVSWRKETAPAHNAVIEEETADKLAARGSKVKALAGAFETVVSLQKPEGRWSQQESVTAADSSSSGSGSGAARPGGDQIEEAARNEDVPEEVKKKGEGATA; encoded by the coding sequence ATGGCTACAGCTAAGGTCGAAGGAGTGCAACAGAAGAAGAGAATTTTGAGTGCCCAACCTAAGAACAACAATGCCAACGGGAGAGACACCATCAAAGTTTACTACCAAAGGTTTTTGCTTCCTACGATCCCTGAGAAACCCACACCGAACTATCTTAAGCCAACCATTAGCTCGTGCCATGGCACCAGCTCCCAACAGCCCAAGATATCTTCATCAGCAGCTGGTGCTGCTGCAAAACGTGGAAGCCAAATGAACGTGTCTCACTCACCGTCTTCCCTACCTCAACGACCTCCCACAGCAAACCGCCCAAAGGAGAGAGCAGCGAGAAGTGGGCCGTCAACGATGGCAAACATGGCTCGAAAACGAAGCTTGGCGAAAGCTTCGAAAACTCCGGCAGGCGGGAAGGCTGTTCCGCTCGTGAAGACCGCCAGAATCCTTCCAAAAGTCATGTCTTCCACCGCCGCTGCAGTCAAAcccgaagaagagaagttgatGGACGTCGTCAGAGGCAATGAGGCACGAAACCTGGCAAAGAACGTCGAATGTGAGCAGTATTCGAGGAGCTCAGAGTCCAAAGCCAAGAATGTAGATGAGCAGATGCCGGGAAGCCAAAGGGATGAGGCGGAAGGAAGAGGAAGCAAGAGAAAAGGCGATGGAGTAGACAAGGCAGCGCAAGAGACCATGGAGTCGAAGAGGCAGGCGGCGGTGAGCTGGAGGAAGGAGACGGCACCGGCTCACAACGCTGTCATAGAGGAGGAGACAGCCGACAAGCTGGCGGCGAGGGGGAGCAAAGTGAAAGCGCTTGCCGGGGCGTTCGAGACCGTCGTCTCGTTACAGAAGCCGGAGGGCAGATGGAGTCAGCAAGAGTCGGTGACGGCGGCGGATagtagcagcagcggcagcggtagcggagCTGCTCGGCCCGGCGGGGATCAGATAGAGGAGGCAGCACGAAACGAAGATGTGCCGGAGGAGGTGAAGAAGAAAGGTGAAGGGGCTACAGCATGA